A window from Betta splendens chromosome 1, fBetSpl5.4, whole genome shotgun sequence encodes these proteins:
- the slx4 gene encoding structure-specific endonuclease subunit SLX4 isoform X1 has protein sequence MDDSEQDFVDLCSKLLKRVRKKAGEPRPPRKADHQLSSQTSDGKNSRRNKNIGASKSKPVEPLVSEGTGHGSGDAGSSSVPSTGLRYDGNLTAKDKVLDRMQQFKRDSPQRMVCTDKRQPTNNYVPRPQPQMQESLESFTSGLNPEPQDTDEDLALRLQQELDREAAEAQTVALKDGGVFFCQICYKDLSHMSPEGRTQHLNRCLDEREESAPHPPPPSVPECPICGKKFKSQKSRLAHLKCCYSEMGISPAVMLQALQRQAADTQNVFTTNRLPTNFNAITKRKGNFKRGFPVRKKAKNKTGPLDEDTMMALALSASLLEEEREQQRESKAEIQMQAETTVHPTSPVVRWKTELGAVKGRGKLKKGPIRHPPPLLVQDAQEALKRLQERVSALLLRSWPDSPPTPTRCQSGLSGWTGAAPLWQKSSLLDCSTDLSDFYTSELRQFIVPWEPTKSHRSSCNTSNKPRSSLQPVNEGTPDTKKRVLSPSFQTVSYSSPPSTPGTRPVSSQALLDLMELTEDGMTLTQCGYTAFEHNKGVRLNGFVSEEAEEPAVHCVSGFIPEATHRKSDMSGADKKCDGHQSVAPSRLAADLSSMVNNPQLSDVQLQVDSGDVYFAHSFMLYARCPLLAEMVHEVGFGVQEEGSPAAQRVLMSDLPGQAVFALLQYLYTGFCTISASLRPHVLELAYRFDLLELKQLCDLHQDETDYQEDVNNQTNQAFMELLRSMWHEEDEGEAETDTDGANNEQMVFSDQWVSDLTLGHREISEEKVNEEELDEIYEFAATQRKRGEVKDCEGEKDGGDVIDSNSCSSEKSPELKAFQSNPSLDRSYNDPFPESWGVYEEGQSSSLSLTSGLSKMQPPVSQQHQPLHKPSSNLSSRALFQSLASVVDELSPPPTTANLPITGVSPGQVGDCGRGEEKKTDAVQLEECPTLKQQSKGPHVCVALSPDSPHNINKREPELIVLSDSSEEMEVVACRLKDTQTYTQIKSQRKVNEPAYGKKKLVSLKLSPGDPVDCSPELSWLIPSSPAQQETSTRSSTSQSRSSKCRTQLFPQDEASSSPCVFSSAVSGSILQTSDRVSNLGGLAEDSVSRVKLDKMLPSRSNLDLKCCPKRSSSSDLSNDRDIFTVPKSPHTFINISSVQALSKQATPLHMQPQPYSSTPLHADICQPPGHLDASTLHTGPNEKAGEEREKATSEREDSPEKTELGSFHLSPLSDQLHQPSLDSSFCLSRLSSQRQIKFFRETGRIELETGEKEEAKGECGEAGSSECSFQQSFIDEPPIAFNDSWGLDACIDENPCCISLRLEDSGGSSQQNCTLGQGGTTKLLSSSSYHPPPSSGCVQSSKSCDGMVDSSPSKQLTTSIQAHTSTTTPQINSLLNSKLWDSWEEEEEEEVAPLSQRVNSSAHLKTPSSSLSKKCHSLVPITPLPHYSDMDTPELKSKLKRFGVRPLPKRQMILKLKEIHQYTHQLVSSDSEDEPPSVGHTAQMKSLVTGSAAAPNRPVSCTQTGKFKEPSVPATISPMKPNRSKEEEVLSASQGSNTSSTAASEESERSNPELCLSSNEDSDSDIGISASQAANCLEDRLRAVRSFILSDSALYSQILQYQPLVLSQLQERLKANGIRLGAAKLVDYLDSQCVTFTTAKPGQSAPCHKRGKRTRTRAKTADKGVVRRKKDYSCWAELQCCDQSNAGLKSETAVSLQLQIKAS, from the exons ATGGATGACTCTGAACAGGATTTTGTGGATCTCTGCTCGAAGCTGCTAAAACGTGTCCGAAAGAAAGCAGGTGAGCCCAGACCTCCAAGGAAAGCGGATCACCAGTTGTCCAGTCAGACAAGTGATGGAAAAAATAGTAGAAGAAACAAGAACATTGGGGCGTCCAAGTCTAAACCTGTGGAACCGCTTGTTAGTGAAGGGACTGGACACGGTTCCGGAGATGCTGGGTCATCGTCTGTGCCTTCAACAGGGCTGAGATATGATGGTAACCTAACTGCAAAAGACAAAGTACTGGACAGGATGCAGCAGTTTAAGCGAGACAGTCCCCAGCGGATGGTGTGTACAGACAAGAGACAGCCAACAAATAATTATGTACCTCGTCCTCAGCCACAAATGCAAG AGAGTCTGGAGTCCTTTACATCAGGCCTCAACCCTGAGCCCCAAGATACTGATGAGGATCTGGCCCtgcgtctgcagcaggagctagatagagaagcagcagaggcccAGACTGTAGCTTTAAAGGACGGAGGCGTTTTCTTCTGTCAAATCTGCTACAAAGACCTGTCTCACATGAGCCCAGAGGGGCGCACACAGCATCTTAACAG GTGTTTAGATGAGAGGGAAGAGAGCGCAccacaccctcctcctcctagtGTCCCTGAGTGTCCTATCTGTGGCAAGAAGTTCAAGTCTCAGAAGAGCCGTTTAGCCCATCTGAAGTGTTGCTATTCAGAGATGGGAATCTCTCCAGCTGTAATGCTGCAGGCTCTACAGAGACAGGCTGCGGATACACAGAATGTCTTCACTACTAACAGACT GCCTACAAATTTTAATGCCATCACCAAACGAAAAGGCAACTTCAAACGCGGTTTCCCTGTGAGGAAAAAAGCCAAAAATAAGACTGGACCCCTGGATGAAGACACTATGATGGCTTTGGCTCTGTCCGCATCCCTTCTGGAAGAGGaaagagagcagcagagggagagcaAGGCAGAGATCCAAATGCAAGCAGAAACCACTGTCCATCCTACATCACCAGTAGTGAGGTGGAAGACAGAATTGG GTGCAGTGAAAGGCCGCGGGAAGTTAAAAAAGGGCCCCATCCgccatcctcctccactgcttgtTCAGGATGCTCAGGAGGCCCTGAAAAGGCTGCAGGAACGTGTTTCTGCTCTCCTCCTACGCAGCTGGCCTGACTCCCCTCCTACCCCAACCCGCTGTCAAAGTGGTCTGTCTGGCTGGACTGGTGCTGCCCCCCTCTGGCAGAAAAGCTCACTGTTGGATTGCTCCACAGACCTGTCTGATTTCTACACTTCGGAACTTAGGCAGTTCATCGTGCCATGGGAACCAACAAAG TCTCATAGATCCTCCTGCAACACCAGCAACAAGCCACGTTCGTCTCTCCAACCTGTGAATGAAGGAACTCCTGACACAAAAAAGAgggtcctgtctccttccttccAGACTGTCTCCTATTCCTCACCTCCCTCCACGCCGGGAACAAGGCCTGTCAGCAGCCAAGCCCTTCTAGACCTGATGGAGCTGACTGAAGATGGCATGACCCTCACGCAGTGTGGCTACACTGCTTTTGAACATAACAAAG GGGTTCGTCTAAATGGCTTCGTctcggaggaggcagaggagccggCTGTTCACTGTGTGAGCGGCTTCATTCCAGAAGCAACACATAGAAAATCTGATATGTCAGGAGCAGATAAGAAGTGCGATGGCCACCAGTCG GTAGCCCCCTCGAGGCTGGCAGCAGACTTAAGTAGCATGGTGAACAACCCTCAGCTCAGCGATGTGCAGCTCCAGGTGGACAGTGGAGACGTCTACTTTGCTCATTCCTTCATGCTGTATGCTCGCTGTCCTCTGCTAGCAGAAATG GTCCATGAAGTTGGTTTTGGGGTGCAAGAGGAAggctcacctgcagctcagagagtGCTGATGAGTGACCTTCCAGGACAGGCAGTATTTGCTCTGCTGCAGTATCTCTACACGGGTTTCTGCACCATCTCAGCCTCACTGCGGCCCCATGTACTGGAGCTCGCATACAG GTTTGATTTACTGGAGTTAAAGCAGCTTTGTGATCTACATCAAGATGAGACAGACTACCAGGAAGATGTCAACAACCAAACGAACCAGGCTTTCATGGAGCTCCTACGCTCCATGTGGCACGAAGAGGATGAAGGTGAAGCGGAGACAGATACTGATGGAGCTAATAATGAACAGATGGTGTTCAGTGATCAATGGGTCAGTGACCTCACATTGGGACACAGAGAAATAAGTGAAGAGAAAGTGAATGAGGAAGAGCTGGATGAGATCTATGAGTTTGCAGCCACACAGAGAAAGAGGGGGGAGGTGAAGGACTGTGAGGgggagaaggatggaggagaTGTGATAGACTCTAATAGCTGCTCCAGTGAAAAAAGTCCAGAGCTGAAAGCATTCCAAAGCAACCCCAGTCTGGATCGCAGCTACAACGACCCCTTCCCAGAGTCGTGGGGGGTCTATGAGGAAGGGCAATCCTCTTCGTTATCATTAACCTCCGGCCTGTCGAAAATGCAACCACCTGTATCCCAACAACACCAGCCTTTACATAAACCTTCATCTAATCTTTCCAGCAGAGCACTATTTCAGTCTTTAGCAAGTGTAGTGGATGAATTGAGCCCTCCACCCACTACAGCCAACCTGCCTATTACAGGTGTGTCCCCTGGTCAGGTGGGTGACTGTGGTCGTggtgaagaaaagaaaacagatgcTGTTCAACTGGAGGAATGTCCAACTTTAAAGCAACAAAGTAAAGGACCTCATGTTTGTGTGGCCTTGTCTCCCGATTCACCTCACAACATCAACAAGAGGGAACCTGAGCTTATAGTTTTGTCCGACTCAAGTGAGGAAATGGAGGTCGTTGCTTGTAGACTAAAGGACACACAGACTTACACCCAAATCAAATCCCAGCGAAAGGTTAATGAACCTGCCTATGGCAAAAAGAAGTTGGTTAGTTTGAAACTTAGTCCTGGTGATCCAGTAGACTGTTCTCCGGAACTTTCCTGGTTGATCCCATCTTCACCAGCTCAGCAAGAGACCAGCACCAGGAGCAGCACCAGTCAGAGCAGAAGTAGTAAGTGCAGGACACAGCTGTTTCCTCAAGATGAAGCTTCATCGTCCCCTTGTGTTTTCTCTTCGGCAGTATCAGGCAGCATACTCCAGACCTCTGACAGAGTTTCTAACCTTGGAGGCCTGGCAGAGGACAGTGTCTCTAGAGTGAAGCTAGACAAGATGCTTCCCAGCAGGTCCAATTTGGATTTGAAATGTTGTCCTAAAAGATCCAGTAGCTCTGATTTGAGTAATGATAGAGACATATTTACAGTTCCCAAATCTCCACACACGTTCATAAACATCTCTTCCGTCCAGGCATTGTCAAAGCAAGCTACACCCCTCCACATGCAGCCCCAACCTTACAGCAGTACTCCTTTGCATGCAGACATATGTCAGCCCCCTGGTCATCTTGATGCCTCCACACTCCACACTGGCCCCAATGAAAAAGCAGgtgaagaaagagagaaggcaACTTCAGAAAGGGAAGACAGCCCAGAAAAGACAGAATTAGGAAGCTTTCATCTTTCTCCCTTGTCAGACCAATTGCATCAGCCCTCACTGGATTCGTCCTTTTGTCTAAGCCGTTTAAGTTCACAGAGACAAATTAAGTTTTTTAGAGAAACTGGAAGAATTGAACTAGAaacaggagagaaggaggaagcaaAAGGAGAATGTGGAGAAGCAGGCAGCTCAGAGTGCAGTTTCCAACAGAGTTTTATAGATGAGCCTCCCATAGCATTCAATGATTCATGGGGACTTGATGCCTGCATAGATGAAAACCCCTGCTGTATCAGTCTAAGGCTGGAGGACAGCGGAGGATCCAGCCAACAGAACTGCACTCTGGGTCAAGGAGGAACAACCAAGTTATTGTCCTCTAGCAGCTATCATCCTCCACCATCTAGTGGCTGTGTCCAGTCATCAAAGAGTTGTGATGGTATGGTTGACTCATCTCCCTCCAAACAACTTACTACCAGCATTCAGGCTCACACCAGCACAACTACGCCACAGATCAACAGCCTCCTCAACTCAAAACTATGGGAcagctgggaggaggaagaagaggaagaggttgcCCCTCTTTCCCAACGGGTGAATTCCTCTGCTCACCTCAAAACCCCAT CATCATCACTTAGTAAAAAATGTCACTCCTTGGTGCCTATTACTCCATTACCCCACTACTCTGACATGGACACACCAGAGCTTAAGAGCAAACTCAAAAG GTTTGGTGTTCGGCCTTTACCGAAGCGCCAAATGATCCTCAAGCTTAAGGAGATCCACCAGTACACCCACCAGCTGGTCAGCTCAGACTCTGAGGATGAGCCACCCTCAGTGGGTCACACTGCTCAAATGAAGTCCCTCGTCActggttcagcagctgctcccaACAGGCCGGTCTCCTGCACCCAGACAGGGAAGTTTAAGGAGCCAAGTGTTCCTGCTACCATCTCCCCTATGAAACCTAACAGGagtaaggaggaggaggtgctgtcTGCTTCACAGGGCTCCAACACCTCTTCAACTGCTGCCAGTGAGGAATCTGAAAG gtCAAATccagagctgtgtctctccTCCAACGAAGACTCAGACAGTGATATTGGTATCTCTGCCTCTCAGGCAGCAAATTGCCTTGAGGACCGTCTCCGCGCAGTGCGCTCCTTCATCCTGTCCGACTCTGCTCTATACAGTCAGATCCTCCAGTACCAGCCTCTGGTCCTGTCCCAGCTCCAGGAACGACTGAAAGCAAATGGGATCCGCCTGGGTGCTGCCAAGCTGGTGGACTACCTGGACTCTCAGTGTGTCACCTTCACCACTGCCAAGCCAGGGCAGTCTGCACCCTGCCACAAGCGGGGAAAGAGGACACGCACCAGAGCAAAGACAGCAGATAAAGGTGtagtgagaagaaaaaaag
- the slx4 gene encoding structure-specific endonuclease subunit SLX4 isoform X3, with protein MDDSEQDFVDLCSKLLKRVRKKAGLRYDGNLTAKDKVLDRMQQFKRDSPQRMVCTDKRQPTNNYVPRPQPQMQESLESFTSGLNPEPQDTDEDLALRLQQELDREAAEAQTVALKDGGVFFCQICYKDLSHMSPEGRTQHLNRCLDEREESAPHPPPPSVPECPICGKKFKSQKSRLAHLKCCYSEMGISPAVMLQALQRQAADTQNVFTTNRLPTNFNAITKRKGNFKRGFPVRKKAKNKTGPLDEDTMMALALSASLLEEEREQQRESKAEIQMQAETTVHPTSPVVRWKTELGAVKGRGKLKKGPIRHPPPLLVQDAQEALKRLQERVSALLLRSWPDSPPTPTRCQSGLSGWTGAAPLWQKSSLLDCSTDLSDFYTSELRQFIVPWEPTKSHRSSCNTSNKPRSSLQPVNEGTPDTKKRVLSPSFQTVSYSSPPSTPGTRPVSSQALLDLMELTEDGMTLTQCGYTAFEHNKGVRLNGFVSEEAEEPAVHCVSGFIPEATHRKSDMSGADKKCDGHQSVAPSRLAADLSSMVNNPQLSDVQLQVDSGDVYFAHSFMLYARCPLLAEMVHEVGFGVQEEGSPAAQRVLMSDLPGQAVFALLQYLYTGFCTISASLRPHVLELAYRFDLLELKQLCDLHQDETDYQEDVNNQTNQAFMELLRSMWHEEDEGEAETDTDGANNEQMVFSDQWVSDLTLGHREISEEKVNEEELDEIYEFAATQRKRGEVKDCEGEKDGGDVIDSNSCSSEKSPELKAFQSNPSLDRSYNDPFPESWGVYEEGQSSSLSLTSGLSKMQPPVSQQHQPLHKPSSNLSSRALFQSLASVVDELSPPPTTANLPITGVSPGQVGDCGRGEEKKTDAVQLEECPTLKQQSKGPHVCVALSPDSPHNINKREPELIVLSDSSEEMEVVACRLKDTQTYTQIKSQRKVNEPAYGKKKLVSLKLSPGDPVDCSPELSWLIPSSPAQQETSTRSSTSQSRSSKCRTQLFPQDEASSSPCVFSSAVSGSILQTSDRVSNLGGLAEDSVSRVKLDKMLPSRSNLDLKCCPKRSSSSDLSNDRDIFTVPKSPHTFINISSVQALSKQATPLHMQPQPYSSTPLHADICQPPGHLDASTLHTGPNEKAGEEREKATSEREDSPEKTELGSFHLSPLSDQLHQPSLDSSFCLSRLSSQRQIKFFRETGRIELETGEKEEAKGECGEAGSSECSFQQSFIDEPPIAFNDSWGLDACIDENPCCISLRLEDSGGSSQQNCTLGQGGTTKLLSSSSYHPPPSSGCVQSSKSCDGMVDSSPSKQLTTSIQAHTSTTTPQINSLLNSKLWDSWEEEEEEEVAPLSQRVNSSAHLKTPSSSLSKKCHSLVPITPLPHYSDMDTPELKSKLKRFGVRPLPKRQMILKLKEIHQYTHQLVSSDSEDEPPSVGHTAQMKSLVTGSAAAPNRPVSCTQTGKFKEPSVPATISPMKPNRSKEEEVLSASQGSNTSSTAASEESERSNPELCLSSNEDSDSDIGISASQAANCLEDRLRAVRSFILSDSALYSQILQYQPLVLSQLQERLKANGIRLGAAKLVDYLDSQCVTFTTAKPGQSAPCHKRGKRTRTRAKTADKGVVRRKKDYSCWAELQCCDQSNAGLKSETAVSLQLQIKAS; from the exons ATGGATGACTCTGAACAGGATTTTGTGGATCTCTGCTCGAAGCTGCTAAAACGTGTCCGAAAGAAAGCAG GGCTGAGATATGATGGTAACCTAACTGCAAAAGACAAAGTACTGGACAGGATGCAGCAGTTTAAGCGAGACAGTCCCCAGCGGATGGTGTGTACAGACAAGAGACAGCCAACAAATAATTATGTACCTCGTCCTCAGCCACAAATGCAAG AGAGTCTGGAGTCCTTTACATCAGGCCTCAACCCTGAGCCCCAAGATACTGATGAGGATCTGGCCCtgcgtctgcagcaggagctagatagagaagcagcagaggcccAGACTGTAGCTTTAAAGGACGGAGGCGTTTTCTTCTGTCAAATCTGCTACAAAGACCTGTCTCACATGAGCCCAGAGGGGCGCACACAGCATCTTAACAG GTGTTTAGATGAGAGGGAAGAGAGCGCAccacaccctcctcctcctagtGTCCCTGAGTGTCCTATCTGTGGCAAGAAGTTCAAGTCTCAGAAGAGCCGTTTAGCCCATCTGAAGTGTTGCTATTCAGAGATGGGAATCTCTCCAGCTGTAATGCTGCAGGCTCTACAGAGACAGGCTGCGGATACACAGAATGTCTTCACTACTAACAGACT GCCTACAAATTTTAATGCCATCACCAAACGAAAAGGCAACTTCAAACGCGGTTTCCCTGTGAGGAAAAAAGCCAAAAATAAGACTGGACCCCTGGATGAAGACACTATGATGGCTTTGGCTCTGTCCGCATCCCTTCTGGAAGAGGaaagagagcagcagagggagagcaAGGCAGAGATCCAAATGCAAGCAGAAACCACTGTCCATCCTACATCACCAGTAGTGAGGTGGAAGACAGAATTGG GTGCAGTGAAAGGCCGCGGGAAGTTAAAAAAGGGCCCCATCCgccatcctcctccactgcttgtTCAGGATGCTCAGGAGGCCCTGAAAAGGCTGCAGGAACGTGTTTCTGCTCTCCTCCTACGCAGCTGGCCTGACTCCCCTCCTACCCCAACCCGCTGTCAAAGTGGTCTGTCTGGCTGGACTGGTGCTGCCCCCCTCTGGCAGAAAAGCTCACTGTTGGATTGCTCCACAGACCTGTCTGATTTCTACACTTCGGAACTTAGGCAGTTCATCGTGCCATGGGAACCAACAAAG TCTCATAGATCCTCCTGCAACACCAGCAACAAGCCACGTTCGTCTCTCCAACCTGTGAATGAAGGAACTCCTGACACAAAAAAGAgggtcctgtctccttccttccAGACTGTCTCCTATTCCTCACCTCCCTCCACGCCGGGAACAAGGCCTGTCAGCAGCCAAGCCCTTCTAGACCTGATGGAGCTGACTGAAGATGGCATGACCCTCACGCAGTGTGGCTACACTGCTTTTGAACATAACAAAG GGGTTCGTCTAAATGGCTTCGTctcggaggaggcagaggagccggCTGTTCACTGTGTGAGCGGCTTCATTCCAGAAGCAACACATAGAAAATCTGATATGTCAGGAGCAGATAAGAAGTGCGATGGCCACCAGTCG GTAGCCCCCTCGAGGCTGGCAGCAGACTTAAGTAGCATGGTGAACAACCCTCAGCTCAGCGATGTGCAGCTCCAGGTGGACAGTGGAGACGTCTACTTTGCTCATTCCTTCATGCTGTATGCTCGCTGTCCTCTGCTAGCAGAAATG GTCCATGAAGTTGGTTTTGGGGTGCAAGAGGAAggctcacctgcagctcagagagtGCTGATGAGTGACCTTCCAGGACAGGCAGTATTTGCTCTGCTGCAGTATCTCTACACGGGTTTCTGCACCATCTCAGCCTCACTGCGGCCCCATGTACTGGAGCTCGCATACAG GTTTGATTTACTGGAGTTAAAGCAGCTTTGTGATCTACATCAAGATGAGACAGACTACCAGGAAGATGTCAACAACCAAACGAACCAGGCTTTCATGGAGCTCCTACGCTCCATGTGGCACGAAGAGGATGAAGGTGAAGCGGAGACAGATACTGATGGAGCTAATAATGAACAGATGGTGTTCAGTGATCAATGGGTCAGTGACCTCACATTGGGACACAGAGAAATAAGTGAAGAGAAAGTGAATGAGGAAGAGCTGGATGAGATCTATGAGTTTGCAGCCACACAGAGAAAGAGGGGGGAGGTGAAGGACTGTGAGGgggagaaggatggaggagaTGTGATAGACTCTAATAGCTGCTCCAGTGAAAAAAGTCCAGAGCTGAAAGCATTCCAAAGCAACCCCAGTCTGGATCGCAGCTACAACGACCCCTTCCCAGAGTCGTGGGGGGTCTATGAGGAAGGGCAATCCTCTTCGTTATCATTAACCTCCGGCCTGTCGAAAATGCAACCACCTGTATCCCAACAACACCAGCCTTTACATAAACCTTCATCTAATCTTTCCAGCAGAGCACTATTTCAGTCTTTAGCAAGTGTAGTGGATGAATTGAGCCCTCCACCCACTACAGCCAACCTGCCTATTACAGGTGTGTCCCCTGGTCAGGTGGGTGACTGTGGTCGTggtgaagaaaagaaaacagatgcTGTTCAACTGGAGGAATGTCCAACTTTAAAGCAACAAAGTAAAGGACCTCATGTTTGTGTGGCCTTGTCTCCCGATTCACCTCACAACATCAACAAGAGGGAACCTGAGCTTATAGTTTTGTCCGACTCAAGTGAGGAAATGGAGGTCGTTGCTTGTAGACTAAAGGACACACAGACTTACACCCAAATCAAATCCCAGCGAAAGGTTAATGAACCTGCCTATGGCAAAAAGAAGTTGGTTAGTTTGAAACTTAGTCCTGGTGATCCAGTAGACTGTTCTCCGGAACTTTCCTGGTTGATCCCATCTTCACCAGCTCAGCAAGAGACCAGCACCAGGAGCAGCACCAGTCAGAGCAGAAGTAGTAAGTGCAGGACACAGCTGTTTCCTCAAGATGAAGCTTCATCGTCCCCTTGTGTTTTCTCTTCGGCAGTATCAGGCAGCATACTCCAGACCTCTGACAGAGTTTCTAACCTTGGAGGCCTGGCAGAGGACAGTGTCTCTAGAGTGAAGCTAGACAAGATGCTTCCCAGCAGGTCCAATTTGGATTTGAAATGTTGTCCTAAAAGATCCAGTAGCTCTGATTTGAGTAATGATAGAGACATATTTACAGTTCCCAAATCTCCACACACGTTCATAAACATCTCTTCCGTCCAGGCATTGTCAAAGCAAGCTACACCCCTCCACATGCAGCCCCAACCTTACAGCAGTACTCCTTTGCATGCAGACATATGTCAGCCCCCTGGTCATCTTGATGCCTCCACACTCCACACTGGCCCCAATGAAAAAGCAGgtgaagaaagagagaaggcaACTTCAGAAAGGGAAGACAGCCCAGAAAAGACAGAATTAGGAAGCTTTCATCTTTCTCCCTTGTCAGACCAATTGCATCAGCCCTCACTGGATTCGTCCTTTTGTCTAAGCCGTTTAAGTTCACAGAGACAAATTAAGTTTTTTAGAGAAACTGGAAGAATTGAACTAGAaacaggagagaaggaggaagcaaAAGGAGAATGTGGAGAAGCAGGCAGCTCAGAGTGCAGTTTCCAACAGAGTTTTATAGATGAGCCTCCCATAGCATTCAATGATTCATGGGGACTTGATGCCTGCATAGATGAAAACCCCTGCTGTATCAGTCTAAGGCTGGAGGACAGCGGAGGATCCAGCCAACAGAACTGCACTCTGGGTCAAGGAGGAACAACCAAGTTATTGTCCTCTAGCAGCTATCATCCTCCACCATCTAGTGGCTGTGTCCAGTCATCAAAGAGTTGTGATGGTATGGTTGACTCATCTCCCTCCAAACAACTTACTACCAGCATTCAGGCTCACACCAGCACAACTACGCCACAGATCAACAGCCTCCTCAACTCAAAACTATGGGAcagctgggaggaggaagaagaggaagaggttgcCCCTCTTTCCCAACGGGTGAATTCCTCTGCTCACCTCAAAACCCCAT CATCATCACTTAGTAAAAAATGTCACTCCTTGGTGCCTATTACTCCATTACCCCACTACTCTGACATGGACACACCAGAGCTTAAGAGCAAACTCAAAAG GTTTGGTGTTCGGCCTTTACCGAAGCGCCAAATGATCCTCAAGCTTAAGGAGATCCACCAGTACACCCACCAGCTGGTCAGCTCAGACTCTGAGGATGAGCCACCCTCAGTGGGTCACACTGCTCAAATGAAGTCCCTCGTCActggttcagcagctgctcccaACAGGCCGGTCTCCTGCACCCAGACAGGGAAGTTTAAGGAGCCAAGTGTTCCTGCTACCATCTCCCCTATGAAACCTAACAGGagtaaggaggaggaggtgctgtcTGCTTCACAGGGCTCCAACACCTCTTCAACTGCTGCCAGTGAGGAATCTGAAAG gtCAAATccagagctgtgtctctccTCCAACGAAGACTCAGACAGTGATATTGGTATCTCTGCCTCTCAGGCAGCAAATTGCCTTGAGGACCGTCTCCGCGCAGTGCGCTCCTTCATCCTGTCCGACTCTGCTCTATACAGTCAGATCCTCCAGTACCAGCCTCTGGTCCTGTCCCAGCTCCAGGAACGACTGAAAGCAAATGGGATCCGCCTGGGTGCTGCCAAGCTGGTGGACTACCTGGACTCTCAGTGTGTCACCTTCACCACTGCCAAGCCAGGGCAGTCTGCACCCTGCCACAAGCGGGGAAAGAGGACACGCACCAGAGCAAAGACAGCAGATAAAGGTGtagtgagaagaaaaaaag